A region of Allocoleopsis franciscana PCC 7113 DNA encodes the following proteins:
- a CDS encoding CmpA/NrtA family ABC transporter substrate-binding protein, which produces MTSLNRRKFILTAGAATAASLLAHGCSSSSTSSTSSTTTAANVNPADAPEVTTAKLGFIALTDAAPLIIAKEKGLFEKYGMKDVKVEKQASWGTTRDNLELGSGGGGIDGAHILTPMPYLISTGAVTKGNQKVPMYILARLNLDGQCISVSKTYKDLKVDLKSNPLKEAFAKGKSSGKELKCAMTFPGGTHDLWIRYWLSAGGIDPEKDVSTIVVPPAQMVANMKVDNMEAFCVCEPWNKQLISQGIGYTALTTGELWNNHPEKAFGMRADWVDKHPKATMALLKAVMEAQIWCDKMENKEEMCKIISKREWIKVDPKDVIDRAKGKFDYGDGRVVENSPHILKYWSNNASYPYKSHDMWFLTEDIRWGYLPPDTDIKAVVDKVNREDLWKEAAKAIGVPAAEIPTSTSRGVETFFDGVKFDPEKPEEYLKSLKIKKVKV; this is translated from the coding sequence ATGACCTCGTTGAATAGACGGAAATTTATCCTCACCGCAGGTGCTGCTACGGCGGCTTCTCTATTAGCTCACGGCTGTAGCTCTAGTAGCACGAGTTCAACATCGAGTACTACAACAGCGGCTAATGTCAACCCGGCTGATGCACCCGAAGTCACCACCGCTAAACTGGGATTTATTGCCTTAACGGATGCTGCGCCCCTGATCATTGCTAAGGAAAAGGGCTTGTTCGAGAAGTACGGCATGAAGGATGTCAAGGTTGAGAAGCAGGCATCCTGGGGGACAACTCGTGACAACCTGGAACTAGGCTCTGGTGGTGGTGGCATTGATGGAGCACACATCCTGACTCCCATGCCTTACCTGATTTCAACCGGAGCCGTCACCAAGGGTAACCAGAAGGTTCCCATGTATATTCTGGCTCGGTTAAATCTCGATGGTCAGTGCATTTCGGTTTCCAAAACTTACAAGGATTTGAAGGTAGACCTCAAGAGTAATCCTTTAAAAGAAGCCTTTGCGAAAGGCAAATCGAGTGGCAAAGAACTGAAATGTGCCATGACGTTTCCGGGTGGTACTCACGACCTTTGGATACGCTACTGGTTATCGGCGGGTGGAATCGACCCAGAAAAAGATGTCTCCACGATTGTTGTGCCTCCAGCTCAGATGGTAGCCAACATGAAAGTCGATAACATGGAAGCCTTCTGCGTATGCGAACCGTGGAACAAACAATTGATTAGTCAAGGGATTGGCTATACGGCCTTGACAACTGGCGAACTTTGGAACAATCACCCAGAAAAAGCCTTTGGAATGCGGGCTGATTGGGTTGATAAGCATCCCAAGGCAACAATGGCTCTCCTGAAAGCGGTGATGGAAGCGCAGATATGGTGCGACAAGATGGAAAACAAAGAAGAGATGTGCAAAATCATCTCCAAGCGAGAGTGGATTAAAGTTGATCCCAAAGATGTTATAGACCGAGCCAAGGGTAAGTTTGACTATGGCGATGGTCGTGTTGTTGAGAACAGCCCCCATATTCTGAAGTATTGGTCTAATAATGCCTCTTATCCTTACAAGAGTCATGACATGTGGTTTTTGACAGAAGATATTCGTTGGGGGTATCTGCCACCGGATACCGATATCAAGGCAGTCGTTGACAAAGTCAATCGAGAAGACTTGTGGAAAGAAGCAGCTAAAGCTATTGGGGTACCCGCCGCCGAGATTCCTACCAGTACATCTCGTGGTGTCGAAACATTCTTCGATGGCGTTAAGTTCGACCCAGAAAAACCAGAAGAATATTTGAAGAGCCTCAAGATTAAAAAAGTCAAAGTATAA
- a CDS encoding ferredoxin--nitrite reductase has product MTSATKPVGSLNKFEKFKAEKDGLAIKSELEQFAQLGWEAMNETDREHRLKWLGVFFRPVTPGKFMVRMRLPNGILSSTQMRVLAEVVQRYGEDGSADITTRQNIQLRGIRIEDIPDIFTRFEQVGLTSVQSGMDNVRNITGSPVAGIDAAELIDTRELVQQVQDMITNQGKGNPEFTNLPRKFNIAIAGGRDNSVHAEINDLAFVPAYKDGILGFNVVVGGFFSAKRCDAAIPLQAWVTPNDVVDVCRAVLEVYRDHGLRANRQKARLMWLIDEWGIDKFRREIENALGRTLQPEAEKDEFNWDKRDHIGVFPQKQPELNYVGLHIPMGRLYAQDMFDLARIAEVYGNGEIRLTVEQNVIIPNVPDSRLDAFLVEPLLERFSINPDPLTRALVSCTGAQFCNFALIETKNRALTLIKQLEAELDLPRPVRVHWTGCPNSCGQPQVADIGLMGTKVRKDGKAVEGVDLYMGGKVGKDAHLGTCVQKGIACEDLKPVLHQLLIEQFGARPRQEAVVSS; this is encoded by the coding sequence ATGACAAGCGCAACCAAGCCAGTGGGCAGTCTCAACAAATTTGAAAAATTCAAGGCAGAGAAAGATGGTCTTGCGATTAAGTCAGAGTTAGAGCAATTTGCCCAACTTGGCTGGGAAGCGATGAATGAAACGGATCGCGAACATCGGCTTAAGTGGCTCGGAGTCTTCTTCCGACCCGTGACTCCCGGCAAGTTTATGGTGCGGATGCGTTTACCGAACGGTATTCTCAGCAGCACTCAAATGCGAGTGTTAGCGGAGGTTGTGCAACGCTACGGCGAAGACGGCAGTGCTGATATCACCACCCGGCAAAACATTCAGCTACGAGGTATCCGAATTGAAGATATCCCAGATATTTTTACACGATTTGAGCAAGTCGGTTTGACCTCGGTGCAATCAGGGATGGATAACGTCCGTAACATCACCGGTTCGCCCGTGGCTGGGATAGACGCCGCTGAATTGATTGATACGCGGGAGTTGGTGCAACAGGTTCAAGACATGATCACCAACCAGGGGAAAGGGAACCCAGAGTTTACCAACCTACCCCGGAAATTCAATATTGCGATCGCAGGAGGCCGTGACAACTCCGTTCATGCGGAAATTAACGACCTTGCCTTTGTCCCGGCTTACAAAGATGGCATCCTCGGCTTTAACGTCGTCGTGGGCGGCTTCTTCTCTGCCAAACGCTGTGATGCCGCGATTCCCCTACAGGCTTGGGTGACACCCAATGATGTTGTGGATGTCTGCCGTGCCGTCTTAGAGGTCTACCGTGACCATGGTCTGCGGGCAAACCGACAAAAAGCGCGGCTGATGTGGCTGATTGATGAATGGGGTATCGACAAGTTTCGCCGTGAAATCGAAAATGCCCTAGGAAGAACCCTGCAACCAGAGGCAGAAAAAGACGAATTCAATTGGGACAAGCGGGATCATATTGGTGTCTTTCCTCAGAAGCAACCCGAACTCAACTATGTCGGTCTACACATCCCCATGGGACGCCTGTATGCCCAGGATATGTTCGACCTGGCACGCATCGCTGAGGTCTACGGCAATGGCGAAATTCGCCTCACCGTTGAGCAAAACGTGATTATCCCGAATGTTCCCGATTCTCGCTTAGATGCTTTCCTGGTTGAGCCTTTACTAGAGCGCTTTTCCATTAACCCCGACCCCTTGACACGAGCCTTAGTCTCTTGCACCGGCGCTCAATTTTGTAACTTTGCTCTGATTGAAACCAAAAATCGGGCATTGACCCTAATTAAGCAGTTAGAAGCCGAACTCGACTTGCCGCGTCCAGTGCGAGTTCACTGGACAGGTTGCCCCAACTCCTGCGGTCAACCCCAAGTGGCAGACATTGGTTTGATGGGCACCAAGGTTCGTAAAGACGGCAAAGCGGTTGAAGGCGTCGATTTATATATGGGCGGCAAAGTTGGAAAAGATGCCCATTTGGGTACCTGTGTGCAAAAGGGCATTGCTTGCGAAGACCTCAAACCCGTACTGCATCAGTTACTGATTGAACAGTTTGGAGCCAGACCACGACAAGAAGCTGTGGTTTCTTCCTAA
- a CDS encoding HEAT repeat domain-containing protein, whose amino-acid sequence MSELLEQATAAANQGNWSLLNQCLQRLPLGTNATNTDAESAPLNETDLEQVLNLALEVLDAGDFRERWEVAKLFPKLGERAIAPLIEILEDDEAQMEARWFAGRILADFNHPTVILTLVNLLKTADDEDLVAMAASALSSLGNSAVGALGDLLLNPETRLWATTALSQIRRPEIIEPLLSVVHDSQVAVRSTAIEALSSFHDSRIPPILLEALKDDAAVVRKEAVTGLGLRSDLWAELDLLNRLQPLLYDFNRDVCQQAALALGRSRTDEAAEAIFKVIQSPATPIPLQIDFIRALGWIETSKALDYLQQALPNVSMEAVHEMITVLGRIEQPGLKIRAAQILLDFFYSEHPAAQSIPVRQALTQAWGHLGEHSTMDALLELLADPTDSVRLHAIAALKNFPTAHQQLEQLAIDENLTPNLKQGIAIALAEWQV is encoded by the coding sequence ATGTCAGAGCTTTTAGAACAAGCGACTGCTGCGGCGAATCAGGGAAATTGGTCATTGCTCAATCAATGCTTACAGCGTCTGCCATTAGGTACGAACGCTACAAACACGGATGCTGAATCAGCACCGCTCAATGAGACAGATTTAGAGCAAGTCTTAAATTTGGCTTTAGAGGTTCTCGATGCAGGAGATTTTCGAGAACGCTGGGAGGTGGCTAAGCTGTTTCCCAAACTGGGAGAACGAGCGATCGCACCCCTAATTGAAATTCTAGAAGATGACGAAGCACAGATGGAGGCACGCTGGTTTGCCGGTCGCATCTTGGCAGACTTTAACCATCCTACTGTGATTCTTACCTTAGTCAATTTGCTCAAAACGGCTGATGATGAAGACTTAGTTGCTATGGCAGCAAGTGCTCTCTCTAGTTTGGGAAACTCAGCCGTTGGCGCTTTGGGGGATCTATTACTTAATCCAGAAACCCGGTTGTGGGCAACCACTGCACTCTCCCAAATCCGCCGGCCAGAAATTATTGAACCCTTGCTGAGTGTGGTTCACGATTCCCAAGTTGCAGTCCGTTCTACAGCGATTGAAGCCCTCAGCAGTTTCCATGACTCCAGAATTCCACCCATTCTACTTGAGGCGTTGAAAGATGATGCAGCCGTGGTGAGAAAGGAAGCTGTGACGGGTTTAGGCTTGCGATCTGATTTGTGGGCAGAATTAGATTTACTCAATCGTCTCCAACCTTTACTTTATGACTTCAATCGAGACGTTTGCCAGCAAGCAGCACTTGCATTAGGGCGTTCAAGAACCGATGAGGCGGCTGAGGCGATATTTAAGGTGATTCAGTCCCCAGCAACACCGATTCCTTTACAAATCGACTTCATTCGGGCATTGGGCTGGATAGAAACCAGCAAAGCTTTAGATTATTTACAGCAAGCACTGCCAAATGTATCGATGGAAGCTGTGCATGAAATGATCACCGTACTGGGACGCATAGAACAACCAGGACTTAAAATCAGAGCGGCTCAGATTCTCCTCGATTTCTTCTATTCAGAACACCCTGCCGCCCAGTCTATTCCTGTCAGACAAGCCCTGACACAAGCCTGGGGTCATTTGGGAGAACACAGTACCATGGATGCTTTGTTGGAATTATTGGCAGATCCCACAGACAGTGTCAGACTACATGCGATCGCCGCTTTGAAAAACTTCCCAACGGCACATCAGCAGTTAGAACAGTTAGCCATTGATGAGAACCTAACACCTAACTTAAAACAAGGAATTGCGATCGCGTTAGCCGAATGGCAAGTTTAG
- a CDS encoding nitrate ABC transporter ATP-binding protein (This model describes the ATP binding subunits of ATP-binding cassette (ABC) transporters for nitrate transport, or for bicarbonate transport, in bacteria and archaea.), whose amino-acid sequence MSVFVEIDHIDRVFPLPNGGSYTALKNIELRIRQGEFVTLIGHSGCGKSTLLNIIAGLDQPTHGGIILEGRQVTQPGPDRMVVFQNYSLLPWLTVRENIALAVDEVMANRPKGERKGIVEHHIELVGLRQAAKKRPSELSGGMKQRVAIARALAIRPKLLLLDEPFGALDALTRGGLQEQLMKICEESHVTCVMVTHDVDEALLLSDRIVMLTNGPESHIGQIIEVEIPRPRHRLEVVNHPSYYRLRNEMIYFLNQQKKAKQRQSKQPQVIARNGLEKVNLEIGFIPLTDCAPLVVAKEKGFFAKYGLEEVTLNREPSWKAIAKGIVSGRLDAAQMVAGMPLTLTVGAGNKTPVPVVTALTLSRNGNAITLSKRLYDQGVRTLADFKAAIQATPDKVHTLGMVYPSSMHNLMLRYWLASGGIDPDQDVSLTVIPPAQMVSNLKAGNIDGYCVGEPWNSRAVYEELGFVIATDMELWPGHPEKVLGVREEWVNKYPQTHIALVKALLEACEYCDDPRNREEILGLLTQEQYVGSAPEYTRPGFIDPYNRGTGELPQQLPRFNQFYVDKTNYPDQIEGLWLLTQLARWGIIPFPKNWVNIVDRVRRIDLFGAAARDLGFSDIGHDRGPIRMFDGTVFDPDDPLEYLNSLEIKRPIRVEEVDIDSFVTPVA is encoded by the coding sequence ATGTCTGTATTTGTTGAAATTGACCACATTGATCGCGTATTTCCACTACCGAATGGTGGAAGCTATACGGCACTCAAAAATATTGAACTGAGAATTCGACAGGGTGAGTTCGTTACCTTAATTGGACACTCTGGTTGTGGCAAATCCACGCTTTTGAATATTATTGCTGGGTTGGATCAACCCACTCATGGAGGCATCATTCTAGAGGGTCGGCAGGTGACTCAACCCGGTCCCGATCGCATGGTGGTATTCCAAAACTACTCCCTCTTACCCTGGCTAACCGTCCGGGAAAACATCGCCCTGGCAGTGGACGAAGTGATGGCGAATCGACCCAAGGGTGAGCGTAAAGGCATTGTCGAACACCATATTGAACTGGTGGGTTTGAGACAGGCGGCGAAAAAGCGACCCAGTGAGCTTTCGGGGGGGATGAAACAACGGGTGGCGATCGCACGCGCTTTAGCGATTCGTCCCAAATTATTGCTACTCGATGAACCGTTTGGGGCGCTGGATGCCCTGACACGAGGCGGTTTGCAAGAGCAATTGATGAAAATCTGCGAAGAGAGCCATGTTACCTGCGTGATGGTGACTCACGACGTGGACGAAGCACTCTTGCTATCCGATCGCATCGTCATGCTCACCAACGGGCCAGAATCTCATATTGGACAGATTATCGAAGTAGAAATTCCCCGCCCCCGCCATCGTCTGGAAGTGGTGAATCATCCCAGTTACTACCGCTTGCGGAATGAGATGATTTACTTCCTCAATCAACAGAAGAAAGCCAAGCAGCGCCAATCAAAGCAGCCGCAAGTGATCGCCCGCAATGGCTTAGAAAAAGTCAATCTGGAAATAGGCTTTATTCCCCTCACCGATTGTGCCCCCTTAGTGGTTGCCAAAGAGAAAGGATTTTTCGCCAAATACGGGTTAGAAGAAGTGACCCTCAACCGCGAACCCAGTTGGAAAGCGATCGCGAAAGGTATTGTTTCCGGACGCCTAGACGCCGCTCAAATGGTAGCTGGGATGCCCCTCACCCTGACGGTTGGGGCAGGAAATAAAACTCCAGTCCCTGTCGTCACAGCCTTAACGTTGTCCCGTAATGGCAATGCAATTACCCTGAGTAAGCGCCTGTACGATCAGGGTGTTCGCACTCTGGCTGATTTCAAAGCGGCAATTCAAGCCACTCCGGATAAAGTTCATACCTTGGGCATGGTTTATCCCTCCTCCATGCACAACCTGATGCTGCGTTACTGGTTAGCTTCAGGCGGAATTGACCCAGATCAAGATGTTTCATTGACGGTGATTCCCCCGGCTCAAATGGTGTCCAATTTAAAAGCCGGAAATATCGATGGATATTGTGTAGGTGAACCGTGGAACTCTCGCGCTGTCTACGAAGAACTCGGCTTTGTCATTGCCACGGATATGGAACTCTGGCCGGGACATCCGGAAAAAGTACTGGGTGTGCGCGAAGAGTGGGTGAACAAGTACCCCCAAACTCATATCGCCCTGGTGAAGGCGCTTTTGGAAGCCTGCGAATACTGTGATGACCCACGTAACCGGGAAGAGATTTTGGGCTTACTGACACAAGAGCAGTATGTGGGTTCTGCCCCAGAATATACTCGCCCTGGCTTTATTGACCCCTACAATCGCGGTACTGGAGAACTTCCTCAACAACTCCCCCGCTTCAACCAGTTTTATGTAGATAAAACCAACTATCCCGACCAAATTGAGGGGTTATGGTTACTCACTCAACTCGCTCGCTGGGGGATTATCCCTTTCCCCAAAAACTGGGTCAACATTGTAGACCGAGTGCGGCGCATCGACTTGTTTGGTGCAGCAGCACGAGATTTGGGCTTTTCAGATATTGGGCATGACCGCGGCCCAATCCGCATGTTTGACGGTACAGTCTTTGATCCCGATGACCCACTGGAGTACCTCAATAGCCTGGAAATCAAACGCCCAATTCGTGTCGAAGAAGTTGACATCGACTCTTTCGTGACTCCAGTGGCCTAA
- a CDS encoding ISKra4-like element ISMic1 family transposase (programmed frameshift) translates to MTMTPEDKKLLADHIKAIAKILYKNTPQEKIETLEGIETAVRDQVLEHVSPQITFFIGEKTGTESGRIRTIRSCVGRIKITQKQASRLGIEPYRRLSPLLEKCCLLLAANESFQDAENDLKVLTGVEVGHSTHHRQAQKVELSPPNIKQKLTEVCLDGGKVRLRSQEKGKPAYWKEYKTGRLQGIYYGAFFQDNFSLINWVNSQNLARTIYCLGDGHDGVWNLFAQIADDQTRQEILDWYHLKENLYKIQASKKFLEQIEADLWQGVVEEAISKLRKTNYVGATNFISYLRKHRHRLVNYMYFQAEQLSSIASGAVESAVKQIDKRLQIVGAQWKSQNLPQMLQLRCAYLNRQLAPSA, encoded by the exons ATGACAATGACACCAGAAGACAAAAAACTTTTAGCCGACCATATCAAGGCGATAGCTAAAATTCTCTATAAAAATACTCCACAAGAGAAAATTGAGACGTTAGAGGGTATTGAAACAGCGGTGCGCGACCAAGTGCTAGAACATGTCAGCCCCCAAATAACC TTTTTTATCGGAGAAAAGACGGGAACAGAATCGGGACGCATCCGAACGATAAGAAGTTGTGTGGGTCGGATAAAAATCACTCAAAAACAAGCGTCACGTTTAGGAATTGAGCCGTATCGACGGTTAAGTCCTCTTCTGGAAAAATGCTGTTTATTACTTGCAGCAAATGAATCATTTCAAGATGCAGAGAATGACCTGAAAGTCTTGACCGGGGTAGAAGTAGGTCACAGCACTCATCATCGCCAAGCCCAGAAAGTAGAGCTATCGCCACCTAATATTAAACAAAAACTGACAGAAGTTTGTCTCGATGGTGGGAAAGTGCGTTTACGCTCACAGGAAAAAGGTAAACCCGCCTACTGGAAGGAGTATAAAACCGGACGACTACAAGGAATATATTACGGAGCCTTCTTTCAAGATAATTTTTCTCTAATTAATTGGGTGAACAGCCAAAACCTGGCTCGAACCATTTATTGCTTGGGTGATGGACACGATGGGGTGTGGAACCTATTTGCACAAATAGCCGACGACCAGACCCGACAAGAAATTCTTGACTGGTATCATTTGAAAGAGAACCTCTATAAAATTCAGGCATCGAAAAAGTTTTTAGAACAAATCGAAGCAGATTTGTGGCAAGGAGTGGTCGAAGAAGCGATTAGTAAACTCCGGAAAACTAACTATGTCGGGGCTACTAACTTTATAAGTTATCTACGTAAACATAGGCATCGCTTAGTCAATTATATGTACTTTCAAGCCGAACAATTAAGTTCGATTGCTTCGGGAGCTGTAGAGTCTGCGGTCAAACAGATAGACAAGCGGCTACAAATAGTCGGCGCTCAATGGAAGTCCCAAAATTTACCGCAAATGCTGCAACTGCGGTGCGCTTATCTGAATCGACAGCTTGCTCCAAGCGCTTAA
- the ntrB gene encoding nitrate ABC transporter permease, which produces MTANLESRPRRDVRSNSIIALIQKRAQKVIRPLIALIILLVIWQLLCSSPTSNLPSPLKVFQETWDPLIINPFFDAGGIDKGLGLQILASLARVAIGFFLAAITGIALGILIGGNPFVYDALDPIFQVLRTVPPLAWLPISLAAFRDSQPSAIFVIFITAIWPIIINTTVGVQQIPQDYKNVARVLRLSRQKYFFKVLFPASVPYIFTGLRIGIGLSWLAIVAAEMLVGGVGIGFFIWDAWNSSRLSEIILALIYVGIVGLLLDRLVGFVASKVVPEEQKNQ; this is translated from the coding sequence ATGACAGCAAATCTGGAAAGTCGTCCTCGGCGCGATGTTCGGTCTAATTCCATCATTGCTCTGATCCAAAAGCGAGCACAAAAAGTCATCCGTCCGCTGATTGCGCTCATAATTCTTTTGGTAATCTGGCAACTTCTGTGTTCCAGTCCAACCTCAAATTTACCCAGCCCACTCAAAGTCTTTCAGGAAACCTGGGACCCTTTGATTATCAACCCCTTCTTTGATGCGGGTGGGATAGATAAAGGGTTGGGTTTACAGATTTTAGCGAGCTTGGCACGAGTTGCCATTGGCTTCTTTTTAGCAGCGATTACTGGAATTGCACTGGGTATTTTGATTGGTGGCAATCCCTTTGTATACGATGCTTTAGACCCAATTTTTCAGGTTTTACGAACCGTTCCACCTCTAGCTTGGTTACCTATTTCCCTAGCTGCATTTCGCGATAGTCAACCTTCGGCAATTTTTGTGATTTTTATTACAGCAATTTGGCCCATCATTATTAACACTACAGTAGGCGTCCAACAAATCCCCCAAGACTACAAAAACGTGGCTCGCGTATTGCGCCTGTCTCGACAAAAGTACTTCTTTAAAGTGCTATTTCCTGCCTCTGTTCCTTATATATTCACGGGATTAAGAATTGGCATTGGTTTATCTTGGTTAGCGATTGTCGCCGCTGAAATGTTAGTGGGTGGTGTAGGGATTGGCTTCTTTATTTGGGATGCTTGGAACAGTTCCCGACTCAGTGAAATTATCCTGGCGCTGATTTATGTCGGTATCGTCGGTCTCTTACTAGACCGATTAGTAGGATTTGTTGCTTCTAAAGTTGTTCCTGAAGAACAGAAAAATCAATAA
- a CDS encoding sulfite exporter TauE/SafE family protein: MHYLLLPFLSFLVGIVVGLTGVGGASLITPMLIFLFQVPPSIAVSSDVVAATLMKVIGGVKHWRQQTLDLQVVKWLALGSVPGSLTGVGILYLLKHIGAINLDYILLRLIGAMMLVVTVSALAQLLLKTFIPKLKLPELPKFDLKTKSGRLQSVSVGAVLGSMVGLTSVSSGSMFALVLIAFFRLDSRKLVGTDISQAAILLLFTSLGHLGLGTVDWSLVLPIWLGTVPGVLVGARLCKITPQRTLRFVIYSILLMVSWKLVYQA; encoded by the coding sequence ATGCACTATTTACTACTACCGTTCTTAAGCTTCTTAGTTGGCATCGTCGTTGGGTTAACGGGAGTGGGTGGAGCATCGCTCATCACTCCGATGTTGATTTTCCTGTTCCAAGTCCCACCTTCGATTGCAGTTAGCTCTGATGTGGTGGCTGCCACATTAATGAAGGTTATCGGCGGCGTCAAGCACTGGCGGCAGCAAACCCTTGACCTGCAAGTTGTCAAATGGCTGGCATTGGGGAGTGTTCCTGGGTCACTGACTGGAGTTGGGATTTTATACCTGCTCAAGCATATAGGAGCGATTAACCTGGATTACATCCTGCTCCGCTTGATCGGTGCCATGATGTTGGTGGTCACGGTATCAGCACTGGCGCAGTTACTGCTCAAGACGTTTATACCGAAGTTAAAGTTACCTGAACTGCCCAAGTTTGACTTAAAAACTAAGTCGGGTCGTCTTCAAAGTGTCAGTGTGGGTGCAGTTTTAGGTAGTATGGTGGGTCTGACTAGTGTGTCCTCTGGTTCGATGTTTGCACTGGTGCTGATTGCCTTTTTCCGCCTTGACTCTCGTAAGTTGGTGGGTACAGATATTTCACAAGCCGCAATTTTGTTGCTGTTTACTTCTTTGGGACACCTCGGCCTTGGGACGGTTGACTGGAGTTTGGTATTACCGATCTGGTTGGGTACGGTACCGGGAGTATTAGTAGGTGCTAGGCTCTGCAAAATTACCCCTCAACGGACTCTCCGCTTTGTGATTTATTCCATCCTATTAATGGTAAGTTGGAAGTTGGTTTATCAAGCTTGA
- a CDS encoding nitrate ABC transporter ATP-binding protein (This model describes the ATP binding subunits of ATP-binding cassette (ABC) transporters for nitrate transport, or for bicarbonate transport, in bacteria and archaea.) — protein sequence MTGFNTDALVHQISHTQNQKPKGDPLLVIEDVAKVYPTPEGNHTVLSGVNLTVHEGEFICLIGHSGCGKSTLLNMVAGFSRPTYGNVLLKGQRITEPGPDRMMVFQNYALLPWLSAFENIYLAVDAVYTDRPHSKKKEMVSELLEMVGLTESADKKPSQLSGGMKQRVAIARALAIRPEILILDEPFGALDAITKEELQEELLKIWTEYRVTVLMITHDIDEALFLADRVVMMTNGPAAHIGEVLDIPFQRPRNRARLIENPQYYELRNYALDFLYRRFAHTEVD from the coding sequence ATGACTGGATTCAACACCGACGCTCTTGTTCATCAAATTTCCCATACTCAAAATCAAAAACCGAAGGGAGACCCCTTACTGGTGATTGAGGATGTTGCTAAGGTTTATCCCACACCAGAAGGCAACCACACGGTTCTCAGTGGCGTCAACCTCACCGTTCATGAAGGTGAGTTTATTTGTCTGATTGGTCACTCTGGCTGCGGTAAGTCCACACTTTTGAACATGGTGGCAGGTTTCTCGCGTCCGACTTACGGGAACGTACTGCTCAAAGGTCAGCGCATCACCGAACCGGGGCCTGATCGGATGATGGTGTTTCAGAACTATGCTTTGCTGCCTTGGTTAAGTGCCTTTGAAAATATTTACTTGGCGGTAGATGCAGTTTATACAGACAGACCTCACTCAAAGAAAAAAGAGATGGTGTCTGAATTGCTGGAGATGGTGGGGCTGACAGAATCGGCGGACAAAAAACCCTCGCAGCTATCGGGAGGGATGAAGCAACGGGTGGCGATCGCACGCGCCCTAGCAATTCGTCCCGAAATCTTGATTTTGGACGAACCCTTCGGAGCTTTAGATGCGATTACGAAAGAAGAGTTACAAGAAGAACTGTTGAAAATCTGGACAGAGTATAGAGTGACTGTCCTGATGATTACCCATGATATTGATGAGGCCCTCTTTCTTGCTGACCGCGTTGTAATGATGACCAATGGGCCAGCCGCTCATATTGGTGAGGTACTTGACATTCCCTTCCAACGTCCTAGAAATCGCGCTCGCCTGATCGAAAATCCTCAATACTACGAACTACGGAACTACGCTTTGGACTTCCTCTACCGCCGCTTTGCCCATACAGAGGTGGATTAG